Part of the Spirochaetota bacterium genome is shown below.
CCCATCGAGGCCGCGCTCATAGGCAGGAACCGGGCGCCCGGGATCAAGCGCTCCTTCGTCGCCGAGACCTGGCCGCACATTCCCGGGAAAATATGGAAGGAGGCGCGGGAGGAGGCGCGCGACCTGGAGCGCGAGAGTGAGATGAACATCCTCGCCTCGGACAGCGACTGGGGGGTGTTCAAGAGCGCCCGCGCCAACGCCGCGCACGCGGGCGTGGACGACGCGATCACCTTCCAGCACAAGCCCCTCGCCGAGTTTGGCTCGAAGAAAAAATTCGGGTGCATCGTCACGAATCCCCCCTACGGGGAGCGCATGGGCGATCGCGAGGCCGCCGAAAAGCTGTACCGTGAAATGGGCGAGGTGTTCGCGCGCCTGGATTCATGGTCCTATTTCATACTTTCGTCGCACGACGAGTTCCAGAAGCACTTCGGGAAGCATTCCCACAAGAACCGGAAGCTCTATAATGGAAGAATACTGTGCTACCTCTACCAGTATTTCGGACCCCTGCCTCCCAGAAAGAGGGAGCCCGGGGGAGGCGATCAGGGGAACATGGCGGAAGGGAATGAATAATAAAGGGGACGATTTATGCGCACAATAATGACTTTTTTCGTCTTGGCACTTCTGTTCGCGGGATGTTCCAGCAGCAATTTCCGTTATTATATCGATGAGAAAAGCGGTTCGAAGTGCACAGTCCTGAATAATCGGTGGTGCCCGTCCAGGGAGCGCCAGCCCGGCTTGCTGGCAGGGCCGTATTCCGGGAATATGGTTTTCCTTCGCGAGGAAACCAGAGGGGGCGAAGAATCGATTACGTTGTCATTGAGTATTAGAATGGAAAAGTATCATGGGGTGCTCGCTGAAGAAGCGGTGATAGAGATCAATGGGAGGCCCTATGAGGTTGTCATCGCCGACAGGGACCATGAGAAGGTGAAGCATACCGACACCGTGTACACCGGTTCTGCATGGCGTGACTTACCAGGGAAACAGAAGACGGAACAAGTCACTTCAACATATCACTCGACCGTGGGGGTTATCGGAATTACGCCGGAGATGAAGCAGGCAATGACCATGCTTAATACGCTTGTCGTGCGGGTCCATGTCGGCAAACACCCGCTTACATTTGCATGCAGCCCTACGGATGTCTATCTGGTTAAAAGATTCCTGACGGTAGATGGCGCCGAGCTTGCGAAGGGTTCCGGTTGCATTTAAGTGAAGCGTGTGTACGATTGTGTGCATTTCTCCTCCTTCTGAATCCGGGTATCGCTCCACCGCGATGATGCGCACCGCGCTTGAAAAAGACACCCTTAAACCCGTACATTGTGTATAGCAGGAGGCGTCATGGAATTGACTCTCACCACGCCGGCGGTTTTATTCTCGGCGATATCGTTGCTGCTGCTGGCCTACACCAACAGGTTTCTCGCGATCGCCCAGCTCGTCCGCACCCTGCATGACAAGTACATGGCCCAGAAGGACGCGAGAACCCTGGGCCAGATACGAAACCTGCGAAAAAGGGTCTACCTTATCCGGACCATGCAGATCACGGGAATGGGAAGCCTGCTCCTGTGCGTGGTTACGATGTTCCTGATCTACATACGGCAGATGACGGCCGCGGAGCTTCTGTTCGGCCTGGCGCTGGTCCTGCTCATCCTGTCGCTCGCGGGGTCAATCTGGGAGATACAGATTTCAGTGCGGGCGCTGGACCTCCACCTGTGTGATATGGAAGACAGTTGTGAAGACGAACAAAAGACCGGGAGAGCCTGAAAGGCCGTTCTGTTACCTGTTTGAGTCGATTCTTTTCCCAAAGAGCGATGCAGCCAGTTCGACCGCCAGTGTCGCGGTCTGGTTGCGATGGTCCAGTATCGGGTTTATCTCCACGATGTCCAGGGAGCCCACCATGTTTGTGTCGGCGAGGATTTCCATAAGGAGATGGGCTTCCCTGTAGGTCGTCCCTCCCCTGGCCTTGGTTCCGACACCGGGCGCGTCGGCGGGATCGAGGACGTCCATGTCCAGGCTCACGTGAAGCCGCCGGTGCCGCCCAAGAAGCTTTAATGCGTCCATGGCCGTATGGGCGATCCCCTTTTCGTCGATATCCCTCATCGTGAAAATTTTTATCCCGCTCTCTTTCAGCAGGGTCTTCTCGTCGTAGTCCAGGTCCCTGATGCCGAAAAGGACTATGTCCCGGGGCGTAATCTTGGGCCCGGGTCTCCCAAGGTTGACAAGTTGGGGAATGCCGTAACCGGTAAGCACGGCGACCGGCATGCCGTGGATGTTACCGTTGGGCGAGGTTTCGGGTACGTTGAAATCCCCGTGCGCATCGACCCACAGGACGCCGCATTCGGAGTCGTGGGTCACGCCCCCCACCGATCCGATGGCGATGGAATGGTCGCCCCCCAGGAAGACGGGGATATACCCCTCCGCTACCGCCTTCCTGGCCGCGTCGTACGTCAGGGCGCAGGCGCGGCCTATTGGATCGGCGTACTCTATGTTGCCGCGTATGTGGAGCGAGTCACGATCGTCCACGCGGATGTTGCCGATATCCTCCACCTCGTAGCCCAGGGAGGAGAGTTTATCGGATAGACACGCATACCTCATGGCGCTCGGTCCCATGTCCACCCCGCGCCGTGACTGTCCAAGGTCCATGGGAATGCCGATAATGCGTATTTTTTTCATGATCCCCCTTCCGGCCCTTAGAAAAATTTAAGGGAATAATGGACAAATATCAACCCCGTCGCTGCCGTCGGGGCTTGCCCCGCTGTTAAACGGAAAATTTATCTTCTCTATCTAAATAAGGCTTGACAACCGGCTGGAAGGTAGTAGTAGGATGTAATATATACTTGAAGTATATACAAATTAAAGTATACTATCATACATGTGGCAAGGAGCTCGATGTGCAGATAACACAGACCCAGGAACCCTTGAATCACAGCGATATCGATCTGTCGTTTGAAGAGGGCCGGAACACGGCTTTCGACAGGCTCCGTGTCTTGAAAATACAGCGAACCTGCGTCCATGACGGCCCGGGGATTCGCACGACGATATTCTTCCAGGGCTGTAACCTTCGATGCGCATGGTGCCAGAACCCGGAGGCGCTGTCTTTCAAGGGCGAATCGGCGCCCGGGCGCGCGTACTCGATTTCCGATATAATGGAAGTTGTTTCGAGGGATAAAGAGTATTATTACAAAACCGGCGGCGGCGTGACCCTGAGCGGCGGCGAGCCCCTCCTCCAGGAGCCGGACAGCATGGTGCGCCTGTTGAAATTATTGAAAGAGGAACGGGTGAATGTTTCCGCGGAAACGACGCTTCACGCGCCCTGGAAAAATATTGGCGCGGTCGCCCCGTACATCGACCTGTTTCTCGTCGACCTCAAGGTCGTGGGCGACGACGACCTCCATGTGAAATTCACCGGTCACGACAGCGCCCTGATACGCGGCAATATCCGGAAACTCGTCGCTCTCAACGCCACCGTGAAGTTCCGCATGGTCATGGTCCCCGGTTACAATGACGGCGAGGGCCAGGTAAAAGCGGCCGCGGATTTTCTGAAGTCGATAGGGCATGGATCGCTGGAATTGCTGAAATACCACAACATGTATGAAGATAAGGA
Proteins encoded:
- a CDS encoding DUF2721 domain-containing protein, translated to MELTLTTPAVLFSAISLLLLAYTNRFLAIAQLVRTLHDKYMAQKDARTLGQIRNLRKRVYLIRTMQITGMGSLLLCVVTMFLIYIRQMTAAELLFGLALVLLILSLAGSIWEIQISVRALDLHLCDMEDSCEDEQKTGRA
- the rocF gene encoding arginase, with amino-acid sequence MKKIRIIGIPMDLGQSRRGVDMGPSAMRYACLSDKLSSLGYEVEDIGNIRVDDRDSLHIRGNIEYADPIGRACALTYDAARKAVAEGYIPVFLGGDHSIAIGSVGGVTHDSECGVLWVDAHGDFNVPETSPNGNIHGMPVAVLTGYGIPQLVNLGRPGPKITPRDIVLFGIRDLDYDEKTLLKESGIKIFTMRDIDEKGIAHTAMDALKLLGRHRRLHVSLDMDVLDPADAPGVGTKARGGTTYREAHLLMEILADTNMVGSLDIVEINPILDHRNQTATLAVELAASLFGKRIDSNR